The Microbacterium sp. W4I20 genome segment GGCATTCATGGGAGTGTCGATCACGGCGGGGGCGATTGCGTTCACGAGCACGCCGGTCTTGGCCAGTTCCTTGCCCAGAGATTTCGTCAGTCCGATGATCGCCGCCTTTGACGCCGAATAGGCGCTGAGATTCGGATTGCCGTCCTTCCCGGCCATGCTCGCGATGTTGACGATACGCCCCCAGCCTCGTTCCATCATCCCGGGCACGACTGCGCGCGTGACAGCGTATGTGCCATGGACGTTAACGTCGAAAGTGCGTCGCCAATCTTCCGGATCGACGTCCCACAACGGCTGGTTTGGCCCTACGATTCCTGCACTGTTGACGAGGATATCGACGGGCCCGACCGCGATGACAGCTTCATGCACCGAAGCAGAGTCGGTCACGTCGACGTGGAAGTCAGCGCTGGCTGACACATCGAACGTGATGACCTCGATCCCGTCGGCGCGAAGTCGCTCAGCGCTGGCCGCCCCAAGCCCGCTCTGTCCGCCGGTAATGATTGCACGCCTCATGTGACACTCCTAGCTATCGTGGTCGAGCGAATGAAGAACCTCATCGCGGGGCCAGAACCGTCTGACGTTGAGATCCGAGAGCGTCGATCTCAAGTTCGATGACGTCTCCTGGCTGTAACCAGATCGGGGGCTGAAACCCCATACCGACACCTGGAGGCGTCCCCGTGTTGATGAGATCCCCCGGCTCTAACACAAGAAACTGGCTGATGTAATGCACGATGAAATAAGGGTCGAAGATCATCCTCGAAGTGGAGCCGTCCTGCCGACGCACGCCGTTGACGTCTAACCTCATCCCGAGTGCGAGGACGTCCGCTACTTCGTCCTGGGTTACCAGCCACGGTCCCACCGGGTTGAACGTCTCAGCTGACTTGCCTTTAAGCCACTGACCACCTCGATCCAACTGGAAAGCACGTTCGCTAACGTCGTTGACGACGACCCAGCCGGCGATGCAGTCACGCGCCTGCTCCGGAGAGGCCAGATAACTTGCCCGCTCGCCGATGACAATGCCGAGTTCGACTTCCCAATCAGGCTTGGTCGAACCGCGGGGAATCCGCACATCGTCATTCGGACCGACGAGCGTGTTGGGTGACTTGGTGAACAAGATCGGCTCCGCAGGTACCGCCTGCCCCGTCTCCGCCGCGTGATCGCTGTAGTTCAATCCGACGCAGATGATCTGGTGGGGCCGGGCAATCGGCGCCCCAATTCGTTGACACAGGAGCAGATGGACGTCGCCAGATTGAACACGTTGATCAACCACGGGCCGGATGCGTTCTATCCCCCCGCCGGCAAAGAACGCCTCGTCGTACTCAGTGACGACGTCGGAGAGATCGACGTAGGTGTCGTCAGTGATGAACACCGCGGGCCGTTCCTCGCCAATGGCTCCGATCCGAGCAAGCTTCATACGTCTCCTTCTATCGATTTTCGAATGACGCTCCTCTTACAGCACAGTCGGAGATCGGTCTCAGACGGAGCGTGAGGATCACTCAACTCGAAGGGCAATCGGCATCTGCAGCGAGTGTGTGCCCGGCCCGAGTTCGACATCGTTTCTGCCTGGAACGCGGAACGTCCCTGTTGTTCCGAACGGCAGAGTGACCGTGACTGCGATCTCGCGATCACGACGCTCCCACTGCACCGTGGCAACGCCATGGGGGGTCTTCAGACTCGTCTTGGCCCATTCAATCTGATCGCCTGTAATAGGCGCGATCAGGATGCGACGGTATCCGGGCTCAAGCGGGGCGAGCCCACCGAGCACTCGGTGCATCCAATCCGCTACCGCTCCCAGCGCGTAGTGGTTGAAACTCGTCATGCCCCCCGGGTTGATACTCCCATCCGGAAGCATCGAGTCCCAACGCTCCCAGATCGTGGTCGCGCCCTGCGTCACAGGATAAAGCCAAGACGGGCACTCCTTCTGCAGCAAGAGCCGGTACGCCGTTTCCACATGCCCGGTCGAGCTGAGTGCATCCATGATGAACGGGGTACCTGCAAACCCCGTCGAGATGTGATGGCCACTCGCGACGACTAGTTCGCTCAGCCGCCGCCCTGCCCAGTCGACCTGCTCCTCATCGAGAAGCCCGAACACGATCGCAAGCGAGTAGACGGTAGGACAATCGCTGACGATGCGGTCACCATCCACATAGACGGTATTGAATGCGGTCTTGATTCGCGCAGCGAGCTGCGTGAACTCCTCCGCTTCGCTCGCGTAGCCCAGAATCGCAGATGTTTCGGCTACGATCCGGGCGGTTCGATACGCGCACGCTGATGCCACGACGCCGGGGTCAGCTTTGGCCGCGGCAGCGTCTTCGGGTGGAGCGTCGGGGTCCAGCCAATCGCCGAACTGGAACCCTTCCTCCCACACGCCACGATCCGACAGCGCGTCTTGGACTACGCGTGCATGCCTCGTCATCGACGGGAACGCATCGCGAAGCGTATCCGTCTCCCCGTATGCCTCCCACATAGCCCAGGGCACCCAAGCCGCCGCATCACTCCAGATAGCGGTGACCGGCGGCTTGTCGTACACGCTCTCAGCCTCTATGTACTTCAGCACGTCGGGTACAACGAAGGGAACGACTCCGTCATGGTGCCGCTGTTCCAGGGCCAGATCGGTGAGCCAATTTTGAAGGAAGCCGCGGACGTCGAACAGGAACGACGCCGTAGGGGCGAAAGCTGCGATGTCTCCCGTCCATCCCAAACGCTCATCGCGTTGGGGGCAGTCTGTGGGTATGTCAACAAAGTTTCCTTGCATGCCCGTCACCACGTTTTGGTGGAGCTGGTTGAGCAGCGGGTCAGAGCACTCAAACTGACCGATTCGTGCCAAGTCCGAGCTGATAACCACCGCTTCCAGATCACCAGGCTGGATGGCGCTCATTGCGTGCGGCCAACCCTCAAGCTCGACATAGCGAAATCCGTGGAATGTGAACCTCGGCTCGAAGACGTCCTGCCGCCCACTGAGAATGTACTCATCCGTTGCCTTCGCCGTCCGGAGGGGTCGAGTCCCCAATTCTCCGTGCTCCAGCACCTCCGCATGACGCAGGATCAGGTGCGACCCGACTGAACCCGTCACCTTCACTCGGACCCAACCGACTACATTCTTCCCGTAGTCGACGATGATCGTCCCTCTGGAAGTCGTCCACATGTCGACGGGCACGATCGAGTACTGGCGGCGGACCGGCGGACTGACATAGGGCACCAGCTTCCGCGGATCAACATCAACGACATGGGTGCCACCCCATCCATCGCCGCCGCCTTCACCGGTCCGCATGACAGCCTCGATATCGACTCGCCCGTCGATCGTCTGTCCGTCGTAAAGACTGTTGCTGAGGATAGAGCTCGGTCCAGCCATCCATGACGGATCCGTGCCGACGACCTGCTCGTGACCGTCTTCGAAGGCGATCCGCAACTCGAGTAGCGCTGCGAGTTCCTGCCCGTACGGTCGCGCGCCGTCACCGAAACCGAGTCGTCCCCGGAACCATCCGTTCCCGAGAACCGCACTGAGGGTGACCTTCTCCAAGGGGCCGTTCTCCAAGGTGCCGTTCTCCAAGTGCGACAACACGTCGTACTCCGCGTACCTCAGTCGCCACTCGTAGCTCGTCCAGCCGGGAGTCAGCAGGTCCTCCGAGATCGCCGCGCCGTCGATATACGCCTCGATCACTCCCAGCGCGGAGACGCGCATTGAAGCTCGGACGATGGCGCCGTGGTCGCGATCAAGCGAAATGGTCTTGCGTAGGAGCGGTGCCGTCAAGTCGGCATCGTCGGGCGCTACGAACGCCGCCTCAAAGGTGGTGGTCATGAACGTCTCTCTGACTGAGGGATTTGGGAGCGATTCTAGAAGGCCGTGTGGCTCGCAGTATGGACTACTTCATGCCGCTGATGAGCATGCCGTCGCGGATCTGACGGTTGAAGATAAGGAACATGACCGTCGTCGGCACCAGGATGATGAACCCTCCGGCAAGCAGAGCCGGGAAGTTCGTCACGTATTGCCCCTGGAAATAGGTCAGGCCGACAGCGGCAGTCATTTGTTCTGGGGAGTTCAAGTAGATAAGGGGCCCGAGCAGATCGTTCCAGGAGCCGAGGAATCCGAGAATCGCGAGCACAGCGAGGGGACCGCGGAGGAGAGGGAGGTAAATCGTGAAGAGAACTCTCGGAACGGAGCAGCCGTCCAGCACCGCCGCTTCATACAGTTCGTTCGGCACGCCGAGCACGAATTGGCGCAGGAAGAAGACAGCGAACGCGGTTCCCGTCCACATCGGCAGAATCAAAGCCCACGGGGTATCGACGAGGCCGATCGCACGCATCATCGTATAGAGCGGGATCATCGTGATCGTTCCGGGAATCAGCAATGTGAACACGATGATCGCGAAGAGCGCACCTCGACCCGGGAACCTGAGTTTCGCGATCGCGAACGCGGCCAGCAGACTGCCCAGCAGATTTCCCGCTGTAGCGAGGACTGCGATGAAGAGTCCGTTGAACAGCATCCTCAGCATCGGCATCTCTGTGAAGACATCCGCATAGTTCTGGAGCGTCCACGTCGTCGGCAGCACCGACAATGACGAGATGTAGTCCTCGTTCGTCCGGAAGGTGGTCAGCAACGTGATGAGAAACGGACCGAGGATGACGAGAGAGCCCAGGGCGAGGACGACGTACGCGACGATCGAGTGCTCGCGTCGCTGCCGCCTTCGAGGCGTCTTATAGCCGCGTCGCATGGTTACTAACGACGCCGTTGCGGACTCCTGGGCATTCGACGTCGAAATCAGACTAGATGTCATAGTTGACCCACTTCTTCTGAACTTTGAGTTGAATCGCAGTCATCGATAGCAGAATCACGATGAGGAACACCGAAAGCGCAGCCGCGTATCCCATCTGGAGACCGCCGAAAGCTCGCTCGTAGATGTAGGCCATGATCGTGAGAGTCGAGTCCAGTGGCCCTTTGAGAATGAACACTTCACCGAATGTTTGGAAGCCCGCGATGAGGGAGATGATGAGAACGAAGAAGGTGGTGGGAGTCAGAAGTGGGAACGTTACGTACCGGAATCGCTGCCATGCGTTGGCCCCATCAATCTCCGCCGCGTCGTAGTACTCCTGGGGGATGGTCTGCAGACCGGCAACATAAAGAAGGGCTATGTAGCCGACCCCTCCCCAAACGACCATTACGGCGATCGATGTGAGCGCGTGATCCGGTCCCATCCAGAAGACAGGCTCCCACCCGAGGGCGGCTCTGAATTGGTTGAGCAATCCGTCGACGTCGTACAGATACATCCAGATGAAAGCGACGGATACCACATGACAAGTCGTAGGGAAGAAGAGAGCTAATCGGAAGAACGTGCCGAAGCGGGTCACCCTGGTCATGGCGACACCAAGCCCGAGACCGATGGCGATCTTCGCTGGCACCGTGAGTATCACGAGGAGAGCAGTGTTACTCATTGCCTTCCAGAAGCGGGGGTCGCCGAAGGCGGAGGTGAAGTTGCCAACACCTAGCCATTGAGCGGGGGAAATAAGATCCCAGCTGGTGAAGCTCAGGGCGATGCCGATCGCGGCCGCGACGTACACCAGGGCCAGCCCCACGCAGATGGGGACAATGAATACAGGTAGCCATCGTTTCGATCCGGGCGTGAAGTTATGGATCTGTTTAGCGGTGGCTCCCGGTGCTGTGGGGCTGGCGCCCGGTGACGTGGTAACCATGATCAGGGAACGGTGTCCAGCAGCGCCTGAACCTTCACGTCGAGTTCCGTGAGGATTGCTTCGACATCCGAGTCGGCGGACTCGAAGATCTTGTAGTCTGCTTCATTTTCTACGATTGAGATATCTGTGAACTTGGGTCCGAATGCCCATCCGCCGCCGTGTTCGACCGCTTCCTGCACGAAGTATCCGTAGTTCGCGGGCCCCTGAGCTGCCTCTGCGGCGATGCGCTCCTCATCGGTGAGAAGCTCTGTAAGTACTGGAGCCCCGACGTTTGCAATGATGGTCTGCGCGTCGGGATCGAAGACGACGTACTTGATGAACTCCTGAGCGGCGTCAGGGTGCTTGCTGCTCGATGTCACGGAGATGAGGTCCGGGCCAGCATAGTTCGTTCCCTGGAACTCCCCGCTCGGGTTGGGCAGGATGTCCCAATCGAAATTCTCGACCCCTTCCCGGAAGACCCCCGTCATCCAACTCCCATTGAGAGTCATGGCCACTTGCTCCGTCACAAACGGATCCTTCTGCGCAGAGACGTCTTTGGGGTGAGGAGCCACCTTCTCGACGTAGATCAGGTCTCGGAGCCAGGTCTTGTACTCGATCATCTCGGGCGTGTCGTAGGTCGCAGTGCGACCATCGTCCGAGACGGGTGACGCGTCGAAGAGGGAGGCGAAGGCGACTCCGGGGCCCGTGCCAGGGATGGCGATGCCGTACATGTCATCGGTCGTCATCGCCTTCGCGGCGGCGACGAACTCGTCGATAGTCCACCCATCCTCGGGGACCTCCACGCCGGCAGCTTCCATCGCCGAAGTGTTCCCATAGATTGATCCGCCGACGAACCGCATCGGCAGAGCGTATGTCACATTCTCGCCATCGACCTCGGTCTGGCCTGACTTGAGGAGGTTTTCCGGAACCTTCTCGAAGTCCGCGGACAGTTCATCCAGGGCGATCAGCTGCCCGGCCTGCCCCAGCACGCCCGATTGGAATTGCATCCCGACCACGTCCGGCGCGGAGT includes the following:
- a CDS encoding SDR family NAD(P)-dependent oxidoreductase, which codes for MRRAIITGGQSGLGAASAERLRADGIEVITFDVSASADFHVDVTDSASVHEAVIAVGPVDILVNSAGIVGPNQPLWDVDPEDWRRTFDVNVHGTYAVTRAVVPGMMERGWGRIVNIASMAGKDGNPNLSAYSASKAAIIGLTKSLGKELAKTGVLVNAIAPAVIDTPMNATTSPDVLAHITSLIPMGRVGRPAEVAALIAWLTSDQCSFSTGAVYDISGGRASY
- a CDS encoding fumarylacetoacetate hydrolase family protein, which codes for MKLARIGAIGEERPAVFITDDTYVDLSDVVTEYDEAFFAGGGIERIRPVVDQRVQSGDVHLLLCQRIGAPIARPHQIICVGLNYSDHAAETGQAVPAEPILFTKSPNTLVGPNDDVRIPRGSTKPDWEVELGIVIGERASYLASPEQARDCIAGWVVVNDVSERAFQLDRGGQWLKGKSAETFNPVGPWLVTQDEVADVLALGMRLDVNGVRRQDGSTSRMIFDPYFIVHYISQFLVLEPGDLINTGTPPGVGMGFQPPIWLQPGDVIELEIDALGSQRQTVLAPR
- a CDS encoding carbohydrate ABC transporter permease gives rise to the protein MVTTSPGASPTAPGATAKQIHNFTPGSKRWLPVFIVPICVGLALVYVAAAIGIALSFTSWDLISPAQWLGVGNFTSAFGDPRFWKAMSNTALLVILTVPAKIAIGLGLGVAMTRVTRFGTFFRLALFFPTTCHVVSVAFIWMYLYDVDGLLNQFRAALGWEPVFWMGPDHALTSIAVMVVWGGVGYIALLYVAGLQTIPQEYYDAAEIDGANAWQRFRYVTFPLLTPTTFFVLIISLIAGFQTFGEVFILKGPLDSTLTIMAYIYERAFGGLQMGYAAALSVFLIVILLSMTAIQLKVQKKWVNYDI
- a CDS encoding carbohydrate ABC transporter permease, whose product is MLPTTWTLQNYADVFTEMPMLRMLFNGLFIAVLATAGNLLGSLLAAFAIAKLRFPGRGALFAIIVFTLLIPGTITMIPLYTMMRAIGLVDTPWALILPMWTGTAFAVFFLRQFVLGVPNELYEAAVLDGCSVPRVLFTIYLPLLRGPLAVLAILGFLGSWNDLLGPLIYLNSPEQMTAAVGLTYFQGQYVTNFPALLAGGFIILVPTTVMFLIFNRQIRDGMLISGMK
- a CDS encoding sugar ABC transporter substrate-binding protein — encoded protein: MKRTSQSKSKRSRALAAAAAMAVVATTLLACSPTSGGSGGSTSTEIRFSMWAAGPDVDVWNDIIESFEKANPDISVKFEPLDYQSYWTKLNTQMASNSAPDVVGMQFQSGVLGQAGQLIALDELSADFEKVPENLLKSGQTEVDGENVTYALPMRFVGGSIYGNTSAMEAAGVEVPEDGWTIDEFVAAAKAMTTDDMYGIAIPGTGPGVAFASLFDASPVSDDGRTATYDTPEMIEYKTWLRDLIYVEKVAPHPKDVSAQKDPFVTEQVAMTLNGSWMTGVFREGVENFDWDILPNPSGEFQGTNYAGPDLISVTSSSKHPDAAQEFIKYVVFDPDAQTIIANVGAPVLTELLTDEERIAAEAAQGPANYGYFVQEAVEHGGGWAFGPKFTDISIVENEADYKIFESADSDVEAILTELDVKVQALLDTVP
- a CDS encoding alpha-L-rhamnosidase, which translates into the protein MTTTFEAAFVAPDDADLTAPLLRKTISLDRDHGAIVRASMRVSALGVIEAYIDGAAISEDLLTPGWTSYEWRLRYAEYDVLSHLENGTLENGPLEKVTLSAVLGNGWFRGRLGFGDGARPYGQELAALLELRIAFEDGHEQVVGTDPSWMAGPSSILSNSLYDGQTIDGRVDIEAVMRTGEGGGDGWGGTHVVDVDPRKLVPYVSPPVRRQYSIVPVDMWTTSRGTIIVDYGKNVVGWVRVKVTGSVGSHLILRHAEVLEHGELGTRPLRTAKATDEYILSGRQDVFEPRFTFHGFRYVELEGWPHAMSAIQPGDLEAVVISSDLARIGQFECSDPLLNQLHQNVVTGMQGNFVDIPTDCPQRDERLGWTGDIAAFAPTASFLFDVRGFLQNWLTDLALEQRHHDGVVPFVVPDVLKYIEAESVYDKPPVTAIWSDAAAWVPWAMWEAYGETDTLRDAFPSMTRHARVVQDALSDRGVWEEGFQFGDWLDPDAPPEDAAAAKADPGVVASACAYRTARIVAETSAILGYASEAEEFTQLAARIKTAFNTVYVDGDRIVSDCPTVYSLAIVFGLLDEEQVDWAGRRLSELVVASGHHISTGFAGTPFIMDALSSTGHVETAYRLLLQKECPSWLYPVTQGATTIWERWDSMLPDGSINPGGMTSFNHYALGAVADWMHRVLGGLAPLEPGYRRILIAPITGDQIEWAKTSLKTPHGVATVQWERRDREIAVTVTLPFGTTGTFRVPGRNDVELGPGTHSLQMPIALRVE